The Celeribacter marinus genome window below encodes:
- a CDS encoding DUF2853 family protein: MGKRDDLIAKYADDLKNKCGMTPDMDLLTKVTIGCGPAIYNADASTVAGSQASELETIKNNFLIKKLGLSASADLSGAIDSVIETYGKSERNKYRAVVYYMLTKHFGKEAIYG; encoded by the coding sequence ATGGGAAAACGTGATGATCTAATCGCGAAATACGCGGATGATCTAAAGAACAAATGCGGCATGACCCCCGACATGGACCTTTTAACGAAAGTAACCATCGGTTGTGGCCCTGCGATTTATAATGCCGATGCGTCGACGGTTGCAGGATCTCAAGCCAGCGAACTTGAGACCATAAAAAACAATTTCTTGATCAAAAAACTGGGGCTATCTGCAAGCGCGGACCTGTCTGGCGCAATTGATTCAGTAATCGAAACCTACGGAAAATCGGAGCGCAATAAATATCGCGCGGTGGTCTATTATATGCTGACAAAGCATTTCGGAAAAGAAGCCATCTACGGCTAA
- a CDS encoding uroporphyrinogen-III synthase has protein sequence MKPTVLLTRPREDAEKLAQRLSSQLLVAQCIIAPVMTIVGLAPQFDGSTYKGVILTSRHSVACAAQFFPTLTAYCVGDATKLAAQAAGLNAVSAHGASEDLIEVLKRENISPLIHLHGAHTAGDVEIRLNDAGIQVRSFAVYDQEEVNWSQGTHAQILAARHLIVPLYSPRSAALVGARLAKSNANITIIAISEATAHAWTGAKPTLTILAEHPDGASMQKAIASQLA, from the coding sequence TTGAAGCCCACTGTACTTTTGACACGTCCGCGCGAAGATGCGGAAAAACTGGCGCAACGGCTATCATCGCAACTCTTAGTGGCGCAGTGCATTATCGCGCCCGTAATGACGATTGTGGGCCTTGCCCCTCAATTCGACGGCTCCACGTACAAGGGTGTCATTTTGACGTCTCGCCATTCGGTTGCTTGTGCCGCGCAGTTTTTCCCCACACTCACCGCGTATTGTGTTGGGGATGCCACCAAATTGGCGGCACAGGCTGCGGGTTTAAACGCAGTGTCGGCGCATGGGGCGTCTGAGGATTTGATCGAGGTTCTCAAACGCGAGAATATCAGCCCTCTTATTCATCTGCACGGCGCCCATACGGCGGGTGATGTCGAAATCCGTCTGAACGATGCCGGTATTCAGGTGCGATCTTTTGCTGTGTATGATCAAGAGGAGGTCAATTGGTCACAGGGCACCCACGCACAGATCCTTGCGGCTCGTCATCTGATTGTCCCCTTATACTCGCCCCGATCCGCCGCCTTGGTCGGTGCCCGTCTGGCAAAGTCTAACGCTAACATAACGATTATTGCCATATCAGAGGCAACGGCGCATGCGTGGACGGGTGCTAAGCCAACCCTTACAATTCTGGCCGAACACCCCGATGGTGCAAGCATGCAAAAGGCAATTGCATCGCAGTTGGCGTGA
- a CDS encoding heme biosynthesis protein HemY, translated as MLLSLVKIVIFFVIVAALAYGGVLLLESDGGLQLAFGGYEIALGPLQAVIAFVALLVALWIIMKVIGLALAVVKFLLGDETALSRYFDRNRERKGFEALADGMLALASGEGRVAMSKAAKAEKYLRKPELTNLLTAQAAEAVGDKRKAEETYKRLLSDDRTRFVGVRGILKQRLDAGDTDTALKLAEKAFAIKPKHVETQDVLLKLQADKGDWSAARRTLSAKLKHGAIPRDVHKRRDAVLALSEAKGILDDGASIEAREAAIEANKKSPDLIPAAVMAADNLVQNGNSKQATRILKKAWQVQPHPDLAAAFARIEPDETPAQRLKRFGALTKANTGDPETKMLLAELQIANEDFPAARRALGDLAEINPTSRSLTIMAAVERGEGGSDVVVRGWLTRALTAPRGPQWICDNCNTVHTEWAPVCGNCSGFDTLSWRQPSQSEVAMPAGTEMLPMIVGAPASADNVVSVDVDTADVVDAEIVADAPSETQDSDAKK; from the coding sequence ATGCTTCTGTCGCTTGTAAAAATAGTTATTTTCTTTGTTATCGTGGCTGCATTGGCCTACGGCGGCGTTCTTTTACTTGAAAGTGACGGGGGGCTTCAGCTTGCGTTTGGCGGGTATGAAATTGCACTCGGCCCACTTCAGGCTGTGATTGCGTTTGTTGCGCTTTTAGTCGCGCTTTGGATCATCATGAAGGTGATCGGGCTCGCCCTTGCTGTTGTTAAATTTCTCCTCGGAGATGAAACGGCATTGTCGCGGTATTTTGATCGAAATCGTGAGCGTAAAGGCTTTGAGGCCTTAGCAGACGGAATGTTGGCCCTAGCCTCTGGCGAGGGGCGCGTTGCAATGTCAAAAGCCGCAAAAGCAGAGAAATATCTACGCAAACCAGAACTCACCAATCTGTTAACCGCTCAAGCCGCTGAGGCAGTGGGCGACAAGCGCAAAGCTGAAGAGACGTATAAGCGCCTTTTGTCGGATGATCGGACGCGCTTTGTTGGCGTGCGCGGCATCCTGAAACAGCGACTGGATGCTGGAGATACGGACACGGCCCTTAAGCTTGCCGAAAAGGCATTTGCGATCAAGCCCAAGCATGTCGAAACACAGGACGTTTTGCTAAAGTTGCAAGCGGATAAAGGCGACTGGTCCGCCGCGCGCAGAACTCTGTCCGCCAAGCTCAAGCATGGCGCGATTCCCCGCGATGTCCACAAACGCAGAGATGCGGTTTTGGCCCTGTCGGAAGCTAAGGGAATTTTGGACGATGGCGCATCTATTGAAGCACGCGAAGCCGCTATTGAAGCCAATAAAAAGTCACCCGATCTCATTCCTGCGGCCGTCATGGCAGCTGATAATCTTGTGCAAAATGGAAATTCAAAACAGGCCACGCGCATCTTGAAAAAGGCATGGCAAGTTCAACCGCACCCCGATCTGGCGGCAGCGTTTGCGCGAATTGAGCCCGATGAAACTCCGGCGCAGCGCCTCAAGCGATTTGGTGCACTTACAAAGGCGAACACGGGCGATCCTGAAACGAAAATGCTTTTGGCCGAACTTCAAATTGCCAATGAGGATTTTCCGGCGGCCCGCCGCGCACTTGGGGACTTGGCCGAAATCAACCCAACGTCTCGTAGCCTGACGATCATGGCAGCTGTCGAGCGCGGCGAGGGCGGGAGTGACGTTGTGGTTCGTGGGTGGCTGACCCGCGCCCTTACCGCCCCCCGTGGCCCTCAATGGATTTGTGACAACTGCAATACTGTTCATACCGAATGGGCCCCCGTATGCGGAAATTGCAGCGGGTTTGACACGTTGAGCTGGCGGCAACCATCGCAGTCCGAGGTGGCCATGCCCGCCGGAACAGAGATGTTGCCCATGATCGTCGGCGCACCTGCATCGGCCGACAACGTTGTTTCAGTCGATGTGGACACAGCTGACGTTGTTGATGCTGAAATCGTCGCGGATGCGCCGTCAGAGACACAAGACAGCGACGCCAAAAAATAG
- a CDS encoding flagellar motor protein MotB: protein MSAKGNAPIIIKRKKVIKGGGHHGGAWKVAYADFVTAMMAFFLLMWLLNATTEKQRKGIADFFNPTIPVNRISGGGDGVFGGDSVFTEETLSQNGTGASAGERGDAEAVIQEAKSFDEVQSLLSAFSGESMAAEAALRHIVTKVTDEGLIVEIHDLKSEPLFEPKTHQPTEVTTIIVSMLSRVFNVVKNEIAVTGYVSAQPLVLADNPVWDLSTRRADQIRLLLEAEGTPTTRIQRVTGYADRKPVTRNPISFRNNRVEIILLREFPINK, encoded by the coding sequence ATGAGTGCTAAGGGAAATGCACCGATAATCATCAAAAGGAAAAAAGTCATTAAGGGTGGCGGCCATCACGGCGGCGCCTGGAAGGTAGCGTATGCTGACTTCGTAACGGCAATGATGGCGTTCTTTTTGTTGATGTGGTTGCTAAACGCGACAACGGAAAAGCAAAGAAAAGGGATAGCGGATTTCTTTAATCCAACCATTCCTGTGAACCGCATCTCGGGCGGTGGAGACGGTGTGTTCGGGGGAGATTCTGTCTTTACCGAGGAAACACTCTCCCAAAACGGCACAGGCGCATCAGCGGGTGAGCGGGGTGACGCAGAGGCCGTGATTCAAGAGGCCAAATCCTTTGACGAAGTGCAATCATTGCTGTCCGCGTTCAGCGGCGAAAGCATGGCCGCGGAGGCTGCCCTTCGTCACATTGTGACAAAGGTGACAGACGAGGGTCTCATCGTAGAGATTCACGACCTCAAAAGTGAACCGCTTTTCGAGCCGAAAACACATCAACCGACCGAGGTGACAACCATCATCGTGTCGATGCTATCGCGTGTATTTAATGTTGTGAAAAATGAAATTGCTGTCACGGGCTATGTCAGCGCGCAACCTTTGGTGCTTGCAGATAATCCAGTTTGGGACTTATCGACGCGCCGCGCGGATCAAATCCGACTACTTCTCGAAGCTGAGGGAACACCGACGACACGTATTCAACGCGTTACCGGATACGCCGATCGCAAACCCGTCACGCGCAACCCGATATCGTTTAGAAACAACCGCGTTGAGATCATCCTCTTGCGAGAGTTTCCAATCAATAAATAG
- a CDS encoding flagellar hook protein FlgE, whose amino-acid sequence MTISSSLNAGVAGLSANATRLATISDNIANSGTYGYKRANTEFESFVIGGNAGAGVYSAGGVRSFTSRLVEEQGALISTSNATDIAVSGRGMLPVTTEVSLDAQSGDQPMLMTTTGSFHTDANGVLKTDSGLVLLGWPADADGTIPTFPRDTMSGMEPIVINANQTAGDPTTRMNLGVNLPAEDASDPLPLSVEYFGNLGTSESLDIVFTPQAADNTWVMTITDSAQTGATIGEYTLVFDSSRGAGGTLSSVTPTANSPITAIYNDTEGTLALEVAGGPIEATIGKIGDTNGLTQLSDSFAPTQITKDGSPVGNLTSVEVDDNGYMTATYDTGFTRRIYQIPLVDVPNPNGLISLNNQTYQVSPNSGSFFLWDAGDGPTGAIAGYAREGSTTDVAGELTDLIQTQRAYSSNAKVIQTVDEMLQETTNIKR is encoded by the coding sequence ATGACCATTTCCTCCTCGCTCAATGCAGGTGTTGCAGGCCTTAGCGCCAATGCCACGCGTCTAGCTACGATTTCCGACAACATCGCGAACTCGGGCACCTACGGATACAAGCGAGCAAACACAGAATTTGAATCATTTGTAATTGGCGGTAATGCCGGAGCGGGCGTCTATTCCGCTGGCGGTGTCCGGTCATTCACATCACGCCTCGTCGAAGAACAAGGCGCATTGATTTCCACATCCAACGCAACCGATATCGCCGTGTCCGGCCGCGGAATGCTTCCGGTGACGACAGAAGTGTCTCTAGATGCTCAGTCTGGTGATCAACCTATGTTGATGACCACAACGGGGTCGTTTCACACCGATGCCAACGGCGTTTTAAAAACGGACTCCGGCTTGGTCTTGCTGGGTTGGCCTGCGGATGCAGATGGAACAATTCCAACCTTCCCGCGCGACACCATGTCGGGCATGGAGCCAATCGTGATCAACGCCAACCAAACGGCTGGCGACCCAACAACACGAATGAACCTCGGCGTGAACCTTCCCGCCGAAGATGCGTCTGACCCATTGCCACTCTCGGTAGAGTATTTCGGCAACCTAGGGACATCTGAATCTCTCGATATCGTGTTTACGCCTCAAGCGGCCGACAATACGTGGGTAATGACGATTACTGATTCCGCACAAACCGGCGCCACCATCGGCGAATACACTCTCGTTTTCGATAGCTCTCGTGGTGCTGGCGGCACCCTTTCGTCGGTCACTCCAACAGCTAATAGCCCGATAACAGCCATTTATAACGATACTGAAGGTACGCTCGCCCTCGAAGTGGCTGGTGGACCAATTGAAGCAACAATCGGCAAAATCGGCGACACAAATGGACTGACACAGCTCTCCGATAGCTTTGCGCCCACGCAGATCACCAAAGACGGCTCCCCCGTCGGTAACCTGACATCGGTTGAAGTGGATGATAACGGCTATATGACCGCGACATACGACACAGGATTTACGCGCCGTATTTATCAAATTCCGCTTGTTGATGTCCCCAATCCCAATGGCTTGATCTCACTCAACAACCAAACCTATCAAGTTTCTCCAAATTCTGGATCTTTCTTTTTGTGGGATGCAGGTGATGGGCCAACGGGTGCCATAGCAGGCTATGCGCGCGAGGGATCGACCACGGATGTAGCAGGCGAATTGACCGATCTCATTCAAACGCAACGCGCCTATTCGTCGAATGCCAAAGTGATCCAAACCGTCGATGAAATGCTACAGGAGACAACCAACATCAAACGCTAA
- the flgK gene encoding flagellar hook-associated protein FlgK codes for MSITNALSNALSGLNATTRAAGVVSSNVANAMTEGYGRREIELGTRQVGGQASGVSVVSVHRMTDPVVMGERRISDGLVALESTRVDYHDTISRALGQADDSGSITGLIVDLEASIIEASNHPESDAHLYEVSNSASALADKINRAADTISSVRQNADRDISNTVDRLQSALSKVVTMNVEIQENVSSGYDASGLIDQRQTIIDEISRIIPVKEVERENGMVSLYSPGGAILVSSKAATVDFTPIGKITPDMSVDPGILSGLTINGQPVSTRADKGPIAGGQLAGLFEIRDTLAPEAQTKLDAFTRDLMTRFEDPSMDPTLAAGMAGLFTDNDAPFDPAEELGLSNRISVNTAVDPRNGGELWHLRDGLGATSEGDAGDASLLQAMLANLQSGIATASGGFSAIERSSSSLSSDLFSFFETASLASESDLSFASAQQATLKSIELENGVDTDQELQKLLVIERSYAANAKVIETVEALFDQLMRI; via the coding sequence ATGAGTATCACGAATGCCTTATCCAATGCCCTATCAGGATTAAACGCGACAACGCGTGCTGCGGGCGTCGTCTCTTCAAATGTCGCGAATGCGATGACCGAGGGATACGGACGGCGTGAAATTGAGTTGGGCACACGTCAAGTAGGAGGTCAGGCATCCGGTGTATCTGTTGTGTCGGTTCACCGGATGACCGATCCTGTGGTCATGGGTGAGCGCCGTATCTCAGACGGTCTTGTTGCACTGGAAAGTACACGTGTTGACTACCACGATACGATTTCTCGTGCGCTGGGACAGGCAGATGATTCAGGGTCCATTACCGGACTTATCGTAGATCTCGAGGCAAGTATTATTGAGGCCTCAAACCATCCGGAATCGGATGCGCACTTGTACGAAGTCTCCAACTCTGCATCGGCCCTTGCGGATAAGATAAACCGAGCGGCAGATACGATTTCATCGGTTCGCCAGAACGCAGACCGCGACATTTCGAACACCGTTGACCGACTCCAAAGTGCGCTATCCAAGGTCGTAACAATGAACGTCGAGATACAGGAAAATGTATCGTCGGGATACGATGCAAGTGGCCTGATTGATCAGCGCCAGACCATCATCGACGAAATCTCTAGAATCATACCCGTCAAAGAAGTTGAGCGGGAAAACGGTATGGTCTCATTGTATTCTCCGGGTGGCGCGATCCTAGTCTCATCAAAGGCTGCAACAGTAGACTTTACGCCCATTGGGAAAATTACACCTGATATGAGTGTTGATCCCGGTATTTTGTCGGGCTTGACGATCAATGGCCAACCCGTATCAACCCGCGCCGACAAGGGGCCAATTGCGGGCGGTCAACTGGCCGGCCTGTTTGAAATCCGCGATACGCTCGCGCCTGAAGCACAGACCAAACTCGATGCTTTTACGAGAGATTTAATGACACGGTTCGAAGATCCGTCCATGGATCCGACACTTGCCGCCGGTATGGCCGGATTATTTACAGACAATGATGCGCCATTTGATCCGGCCGAAGAATTGGGACTATCGAACCGGATTTCGGTCAACACGGCAGTTGATCCTAGAAACGGAGGGGAACTTTGGCATCTACGAGATGGGTTGGGCGCAACGAGCGAGGGAGACGCGGGCGATGCCAGCCTCCTTCAAGCGATGCTTGCAAACCTGCAAAGTGGGATTGCGACGGCCTCGGGTGGTTTTTCAGCGATTGAACGCTCCAGCAGTAGCCTATCCTCAGATTTATTTTCCTTCTTTGAGACGGCGAGTCTCGCCTCAGAAAGCGATCTGAGTTTTGCAAGCGCCCAACAAGCCACACTTAAAAGCATTGAACTCGAAAACGGCGTGGATACCGACCAAGAGCTCCAAAAGCTGCTCGTGATTGAACGTTCCTACGCTGCAAATGCCAAAGTTATCGAAACGGTCGAAGCATTATTCGATCAATTGATGAGGATCTGA
- a CDS encoding NAD(P)H-dependent glycerol-3-phosphate dehydrogenase produces the protein MSELVVIGAGAFGTALAVAMSRDGTRVSLWGRDVGAMAAMRASRINPRLPNVKLPDEINVTSDLSDIRKTGPIIIATPMQTLHNMLDQIDDPLAGRPVIACCKGIDLKTHQGPSKLISNAKPDAIAAVLTGPSFATDIAQGLPTALTLACADESVGLALQHQLSKPMLRLYLSGDVIGAELGGALKNVIAIAAGACIGSGLGESARAALMTRGLAEMLRFSNHFGAQTQTMMGLSGFGDLALTCTSNQSRNFQFGAALGRAEAFDKSVTVEGVATAQAVVEIAKETGLDMPISHAVCDISTGNTSVSEALQSLLARPLKKE, from the coding sequence ATGAGCGAACTTGTGGTCATTGGCGCGGGCGCATTTGGCACGGCCCTAGCTGTTGCGATGTCGCGGGACGGTACGCGCGTGTCCTTATGGGGGCGAGATGTGGGTGCAATGGCGGCGATGCGGGCCTCTCGCATAAATCCCCGCCTCCCGAATGTGAAATTGCCCGATGAAATCAATGTGACGTCAGACCTTTCAGACATTAGAAAAACGGGTCCGATTATAATCGCAACGCCAATGCAAACGCTTCACAATATGCTGGACCAAATTGACGATCCTTTGGCGGGGAGGCCCGTCATTGCGTGCTGTAAGGGCATCGATTTAAAAACCCATCAGGGACCGTCAAAGCTAATTTCAAACGCTAAACCTGACGCGATTGCAGCCGTCCTTACGGGTCCGAGTTTTGCCACCGATATTGCGCAAGGATTGCCCACTGCGCTCACGCTCGCGTGCGCAGATGAGAGTGTCGGGCTTGCGCTTCAACATCAATTGTCCAAGCCGATGTTGCGCCTATACCTGAGTGGCGATGTGATTGGTGCCGAGCTTGGCGGGGCGTTGAAAAATGTGATCGCCATCGCTGCGGGCGCCTGTATCGGAAGTGGATTGGGCGAAAGTGCGCGCGCCGCCCTCATGACACGCGGCCTTGCCGAGATGTTGCGGTTTTCCAATCACTTCGGTGCGCAGACTCAAACGATGATGGGGCTATCCGGCTTTGGCGATCTGGCCCTTACATGCACATCCAACCAGTCACGGAACTTTCAATTTGGCGCCGCATTAGGTCGTGCGGAAGCCTTTGATAAATCCGTCACCGTAGAGGGTGTAGCAACTGCTCAAGCCGTTGTAGAGATAGCGAAAGAAACAGGCCTCGACATGCCAATCTCGCACGCTGTATGCGATATTTCAACGGGCAACACCTCTGTGTCCGAAGCTCTCCAATCCCTTCTCGCAAGACCGCTCAAAAAGGAATAA
- a CDS encoding EVE domain-containing protein: protein MNYWLFKSESDVWSWDQQVAKGDEGEQWDGVRNYQARNNMRQMQIGDLGFFYHSRAEKEVVGIVTVCAEAHPDSSIDDPRWECVDIKAVRPFISPVTLAMCKDDPRLAEMVLVNNSRLSVQPVSKEEWEIVCELGNTAP, encoded by the coding sequence ATGAACTATTGGTTGTTCAAGTCTGAATCAGACGTTTGGTCATGGGACCAACAAGTGGCAAAAGGCGATGAGGGCGAGCAATGGGACGGCGTGCGCAATTACCAAGCACGCAACAACATGCGCCAAATGCAGATTGGCGATCTTGGCTTTTTCTATCACTCTCGCGCCGAAAAAGAGGTTGTTGGAATTGTAACGGTTTGTGCCGAGGCACATCCGGATAGCTCGATCGACGACCCGCGCTGGGAGTGCGTCGATATCAAGGCCGTGCGACCGTTCATATCTCCCGTTACACTCGCCATGTGCAAAGACGATCCGCGTTTGGCTGAAATGGTCTTGGTCAACAATTCGCGTCTTTCCGTACAGCCGGTTTCGAAAGAAGAATGGGAAATCGTTTGTGAATTGGGCAATACCGCGCCGTGA
- a CDS encoding YciI family protein yields the protein MKFALFCKDKSGALPIRKANRDAHLSYIDDSGVVDQAGPFLDEAGEMCGSLVILNVDTMDAAQAWASNDPYAKAGLFESVSIQVWKKVIGA from the coding sequence ATGAAATTCGCTCTGTTTTGCAAAGACAAATCTGGCGCCCTTCCCATTCGTAAAGCCAATCGGGATGCCCATCTATCCTACATTGACGACAGTGGCGTCGTTGACCAAGCGGGTCCATTTTTGGATGAGGCGGGAGAGATGTGTGGATCGCTCGTCATTTTAAATGTCGACACCATGGACGCGGCTCAGGCATGGGCGTCCAACGACCCCTATGCCAAGGCGGGCCTCTTCGAGAGTGTCTCTATTCAAGTATGGAAAAAGGTGATCGGCGCATGA
- a CDS encoding COG4223 family protein: MARKKKSASDPSPVDVEDQVSETVDVENVSADVDLVSDVETATTDEITIDATDDPLSDTIEPDKTDDIAQADPLITNTVSPKKSGFVPALLGAVACVVIGYGAANLIKPDGWPFPGTNTTELTAKVEALEAEVTALRSNAQKLDGDLIGVRASLEEQIKTEVGAIDLNSRIAPLADNLSSLEARLSTVEARPVQEAIVSPEATAAYERQLEQMRTLLNDEVSRLQTAQASAQADEMAATAATALASLKAAIDSGNPYADLLTGIEIEIPAAIEGASETGVAAISVLQDGFAPAAREALTASARAAYDEGTQGWFETFTRTQLGLRSLDPKDGDSADAILSRAGAKVTDADFPAALSELENLPDAGRTAMADWIEKASARVAVTDALQSMFGQ; this comes from the coding sequence TTGGCACGTAAGAAGAAGTCCGCAAGCGATCCAAGCCCCGTAGACGTCGAAGACCAAGTTTCCGAGACAGTTGACGTTGAGAACGTATCAGCAGACGTTGATTTGGTGAGCGATGTTGAAACCGCTACCACAGACGAAATTACCATCGACGCCACTGATGACCCACTCTCCGACACCATTGAGCCTGATAAGACCGACGACATAGCACAGGCCGATCCCCTAATCACAAATACCGTATCACCTAAAAAGAGCGGCTTTGTTCCCGCACTTCTTGGTGCTGTAGCCTGTGTCGTGATTGGGTATGGAGCCGCCAATCTCATTAAGCCTGACGGTTGGCCTTTTCCCGGAACCAATACCACAGAATTGACGGCAAAGGTTGAAGCGTTGGAAGCTGAAGTGACAGCTTTGCGATCAAACGCCCAGAAATTGGATGGTGATTTGATTGGTGTACGCGCATCTCTGGAAGAGCAGATAAAAACTGAAGTTGGTGCAATTGATTTGAATTCACGTATCGCACCACTTGCGGACAACCTGTCATCGCTCGAGGCGCGGTTGAGCACGGTTGAAGCGCGTCCCGTACAAGAGGCAATCGTGTCGCCCGAGGCAACCGCCGCATATGAGCGTCAGTTGGAACAGATGCGCACTTTGCTCAATGACGAAGTGTCGCGGCTACAAACCGCTCAGGCGTCCGCGCAGGCGGATGAAATGGCCGCAACCGCAGCAACCGCGCTCGCATCCCTAAAGGCAGCGATTGATTCCGGAAATCCCTACGCCGATCTTTTGACAGGTATCGAGATCGAGATACCCGCAGCAATTGAGGGGGCGTCAGAAACCGGTGTCGCGGCTATTTCGGTTCTACAAGATGGGTTCGCACCTGCTGCGCGTGAGGCGTTAACCGCATCAGCGCGTGCCGCGTATGACGAGGGCACACAAGGTTGGTTTGAAACGTTTACACGCACGCAACTAGGGTTACGCTCCTTGGATCCAAAAGACGGTGATAGTGCTGACGCAATCTTGTCACGGGCCGGCGCGAAGGTGACAGACGCAGATTTCCCTGCTGCCCTGTCAGAACTTGAGAATTTGCCGGATGCGGGTCGCACCGCAATGGCGGACTGGATCGAAAAGGCATCGGCACGTGTGGCCGTAACCGACGCGCTTCAATCCATGTTTGGTCAATAA
- a CDS encoding alpha-D-glucose phosphate-specific phosphoglucomutase encodes MTIELVTTTPIEGQKPGTSGLRKKTKVFEGRHYLENYVQATFNGIGGVEGKTLVVGGDGRYFNDAAIQVILRMAAANGAACCVVGQGGLLSTPAASHLIRKRGADGGLILSASHNPGGPDADFGLKYNGSNGGPATQIVTDKIYERTKSILEYRIQTADDVDLSTVGVTRLGNLVVEVVDPVSDYAELMSHLFDFPKIRSLFSSGFTMRFDAMHAVTGPYAIKILEEILGAPKGTVINGQPAPDFGGGHPDPNPTWAKGLMDEMHSDHSPDFGAASDGDGDRNMIVGRGAYVTPSDSLALLAAKAHLAPAYANGLVGIARSMPTSGAVDRVAEKLGIECHETPTGWKYFGNLLDAGKVTLCGEESAGTGSDHVREKDGLWAVLLWLNILAETRVSVSELMDDLWRDFGRCFYSRHDYEDVNAEQANAMMEALRAQLPEMTGRKINGLDVIYADEFAYDDPVDGSHSSGQGIRIGFSGGGRAVFRLSGTGTVGATIRLYLERFETDAALFDMAVEDALSPITGAALALSDLHKFTNKIAPDVIT; translated from the coding sequence ATGACCATTGAACTTGTTACCACGACACCGATCGAGGGCCAGAAGCCGGGAACAAGCGGGCTTCGCAAAAAGACGAAGGTCTTCGAAGGGCGTCACTACCTTGAAAACTACGTTCAAGCGACGTTCAACGGCATTGGTGGCGTTGAGGGTAAGACCTTGGTTGTCGGTGGTGACGGGCGATATTTCAATGATGCGGCCATCCAAGTTATTTTGAGAATGGCCGCCGCGAACGGCGCAGCGTGTTGTGTAGTTGGACAAGGTGGCTTGTTGTCGACGCCCGCGGCGTCACATCTCATTCGAAAACGCGGCGCCGATGGTGGATTAATTTTGTCTGCGAGTCACAACCCTGGTGGTCCTGATGCTGATTTTGGGTTGAAATATAACGGCTCAAACGGCGGGCCGGCGACACAAATCGTAACTGATAAAATTTACGAGCGCACCAAATCTATTTTAGAGTACAGAATACAGACGGCAGACGATGTTGATCTATCAACAGTCGGCGTGACGCGATTGGGGAACTTGGTGGTTGAGGTCGTCGATCCAGTTTCAGACTATGCTGAATTGATGTCGCATCTGTTTGATTTTCCGAAAATCAGATCGCTATTTTCATCCGGATTCACAATGCGGTTTGATGCGATGCACGCCGTCACCGGACCATATGCGATCAAGATTTTAGAAGAGATCCTTGGCGCGCCAAAAGGGACGGTGATCAATGGCCAACCTGCTCCCGATTTCGGTGGCGGTCATCCCGATCCCAACCCCACATGGGCCAAGGGATTGATGGATGAGATGCACTCTGACCATTCCCCAGACTTTGGTGCGGCATCTGATGGAGATGGTGACCGCAACATGATTGTGGGTCGCGGCGCTTACGTTACCCCCTCCGATAGTCTTGCGCTACTCGCGGCAAAGGCGCACTTGGCCCCAGCGTATGCAAATGGTCTAGTGGGAATTGCACGCTCCATGCCGACCTCAGGGGCGGTAGATCGCGTCGCGGAAAAGCTTGGCATTGAATGCCATGAGACGCCGACAGGGTGGAAGTACTTCGGTAATCTGCTTGATGCGGGCAAAGTGACGCTATGTGGTGAGGAAAGCGCGGGCACAGGATCTGATCATGTGCGCGAAAAAGACGGGCTATGGGCCGTTCTTTTATGGCTTAATATCCTCGCTGAAACGCGCGTGTCCGTATCCGAATTGATGGACGACCTTTGGCGAGATTTCGGAAGGTGTTTCTATTCGCGCCACGACTACGAGGATGTGAACGCGGAACAGGCAAATGCAATGATGGAGGCGCTGCGGGCGCAATTGCCGGAGATGACGGGGCGGAAAATCAACGGACTTGATGTCATTTATGCCGATGAATTCGCCTACGACGATCCCGTGGATGGATCACATTCAAGCGGACAAGGGATTAGAATTGGATTTTCTGGGGGCGGTCGCGCCGTGTTCCGGCTATCGGGAACCGGAACTGTTGGTGCCACTATTCGGCTCTATCTCGAAAGATTTGAAACGGACGCCGCTCTTTTTGATATGGCGGTCGAGGATGCTTTGTCCCCGATCACGGGGGCTGCGTTGGCTCTTTCGGATTTGCATAAATTCACCAACAAAATTGCTCCTGACGTGATCACCTAA